A region of the Elusimicrobiota bacterium genome:
ACTATAGATATAAGATATCTATGAAACGCGAAAACCTCGTAAGACTGATAGAAATACTCGCAGCGCAAATCATTTGCGCGGCAGGTTTTTTTTGCGTTTCCGTCAATGCCGGCAGTCCCGGCACCACCGCCGCTTCTTTCCTGAATTTCACGCCCAGCCCCCGCGCCAGCGCGATGGGGGAATCCTACACCTCGGTGACCGAGGACGCCTACGCCGCGTACTGGAATCCGGCGGGCCTGGCGAGCGTAGAGCAGCGCGAATTCGTGGCCACCTACGACGCCTCTTTTTCGGACGTCGCGCACCAATATGTTTCCGTGGCTTACCCGCTGAGCTACGGCTCCACGCTGGACCTCAGCATAACCCGGCTGACCGTGGCCCCTTTCCAGGGCTATGACGCGGCGGGTTTCAAGACAAAGAACATCCAGTCGTCCGACATGGCGATAGCCGCCTCTTACGGCCGCACGCTGATGAAGGACGAGATAGAGCGCCCGGTTCTCAACCTCGGAGCCACCCTCAAGAGCGTGAGCGAGACGCTGGACAGCGTTTCCGCCGCCACCTTCGCTATGGACCTTGGCGCGATATATTATTTAAGGCCCGCCAAATACTGGATGCGGAAAGTCCCGGCCCAGGAGGTCAGGTTCGCGTTCACGGTCCGGAACCTCGGCCCCGGCCTCAAATTTGACAAGCTCTCATCCCCGCTGCCGTTGTCCGTCACGCTGGGCTCTTCCTGGCTCTCTCATCCCAAGGGCGATTCAAGCCTTATATTGAGCATGGACAACACCTTCTCCAATTACGATAAATATACCATCAACCTGGGCGCCGAATACGAGGCGTTCCAACTGCTGTCGTTCCGGGCCGGCTACAGGACCGGCCAGACCATCGGCTCCGGGGTCCGGTTCGGCTTCGGCTTCAAGTTTTCATTCGTGGACCTGGATTACTCGATGTCGCCTTTCGGGGACTTGGGCGCCATGCATAAATTCGGCATGACCATGAAGTTCGGGGCTACGACCGCGCGCTCACCGCTGGCCGGGAAAACACAGCGCGTTGAAAACGCAAGGCTGATAACCACGAAAGATAAGATCGAGAAGCTCCAGGTGTTCGCCAACGACTTCATAGAACTGGCCAAAAAAGACCTCGATAAGCGCCGGTACGTGTCCGCCGAAGCCAACTTGAACAAAGCCTTCAACCTGGAGCCCGGCCTGAAAACCGGCGAGTGGGGCGAGAAAGCGGGCCGCCTGTCGGAGATAATAAAAGACCTGCAGTTAAAGGACACCCCCGGCCTCGAAGAGGTTTTTGCGAAGAACAACGAGCAGGCCGATGCCGGCCACGAGACCGTCATGGCATACGTGAACGGCAACGACCGCAAAGCGTTCCTGCTGGCTCACGCGGCCTGGGGCTCCAACATCAGCGGCGATGCCGTGTTCGAAAAACTGCTGAACGTGATGAGCCAGCTGACCCATGACAACATAAGGCGCGATGAGATACTGCCTAAGACCGCCCTTGTCAAGGAAAAGCTCCGGAAAGCGGCCTCCGCTTTCTACATAAGGGAGTTCACCGTGGCGGTAAGGGAGTGCGAAGAAGCGGTTCTCCTGGACGACACCAATACCATGGCCTGGACCAGGCTGGGTTCCGCGTACTTCATGATGGGCGATAAGGAAAAGACGAAGAAGGCCTACGTGAAAGCGCTCAGGCTGAATCCCGGCGACAACGTGGTCAGGCAGTTCATGGAATCACAGGGGTGGAAGTAATTTATGGAGTTTCTCGCTATAGTCTTCATTCCGATGATCCTCCTGCTGCTCGGGGCGGCTTTCCTGGTGGTGTCGCAGGTTTCCGGTTTCGTGCAGTCCGGCTCGCTGAACCAGCGCCAGTATGTTTCCAACATGATCATTCAGCAGTACATGGCGCAGATCGCCATGGCGCAGAGCCAGATCTTCCAGCGCAACCGCGAGCTGGAAGTCCTCTCGTCAAAACTGGTGTTTTCCAACCAGGAGCTGAGCCGCCTTAACGACATGAAATCCAAGTTCCTGTCCATGGTCGTGCACGAAGTCAGGACCCCGCTGGGTTCCATCAGGGGCTTCACCGAACTGCTGCTCAAGAGGGGCGTGGGGGAAAAAGAGGAGCAGTACCTTAAGAATATCGTTTTGTCCAGCGATCAGATGGGCCGCCTGATTGCCGACCTTACCGACCTGGCCATAATAGAGGCGGGCAAGCTGAAGATGGAAAAGGCGGTCTTCGACTACGCCGATATAGCCAGGGATATTCTGCCGGGTGTTTCCATAAACGCGCAGAAAAAAGGCGTGGAACTCAGTGTCGGCGAGCTGCCCGCCGACTGCCGGGTGAACGGCGACAAATTCAGGCTCTCGCAGGTCCTGATGAATCTGCTCAACAATGCCATAAAGTTCACGCCCGCCGGTAAGAGGGTGGAACTGACCATGCGCAGGGAGGGGAGATATCTCGCCGCGTACGTGAAAGACTCGGGTATCGGCATCCATCCGAGCGAGACAAAGAGGATCTTTGAAAAATTCTACCAGGCAAAATATCAGAAAGACGAAAAGCTCCGCAAGCAGGGATGGGGCCTCGGCCTTGCCATAGCCCAGGAGGTGGTCAAGGCGCACAAGGGCGACATCGGCGTCACCAGCCCGGGCCTTGGAAAAGGCTCCACTTTCTGGTTTAAGGTTCCCGTCGGAGTATAAGAACCGCAAAATCCGGCGCGCTTTCGCGGGCGGGCGGCGCCGCGGCGCAGTAGCATGAGCGGCTTTTACCCGCGCCGATGTCCATAGTTATAGATTCCGCTGAAAAACCTCCTGTTTTAAAAATGGCACGAAAATCGCTTAAAAATTTCTCTCCGGGGCCGCGCGCAAACGGTTTTTGTCCGCCGGTCAAGCTGCCGCGATGGTCTTTTTCAAAGTTGATTTTGAGCCGGAGAGGATTTTTCAGTAGAATCATTGGTAGAATCATTTATAATGTAATATTGATATAACCTTTCTGAAACATCGCTTCTGTATAATTGAACTGTACTTTACAACGGGAGACTACAATGGAACTTGGCACTATTATCGGCGCGGGAGCTTTCGTAATCCTGCTTATCCTGGGCGTAGCTTCCGGCCAGCTTTCTTCGTCCATGGTGAACATGCACGCCGTCTTCGTAGTGGTGGGGGGAGGTATGGTGGCGATACTGATCAATACGCCGCTCAAATACCTGATAAAGGCCTTCACGGAACTGAAAGCCCTTATTTTCTACGATAATATAGCCGACATACATAAGGTTATCCCCGTTATAACCGGCCTGGCGGAGCAGTGCAGGATGAAAGGCCTGTCCGCCCTTAAGAACGCGGACCCCACCGTAGCGAACGGCTTTCTGACCCGCGCTTCGATGGCCGCGCTGGAGTACAATGACTACAATTTCGTCAAGCAGGTCATGGAACAGGAGATAAACCAGGCGGCGGACGAGACCAACGAATTGGCCAATGTCTACCGCACCATGAGCATCCTGATGCCCATGTTCGGCCTGATGGGCACGCTGATAGGCATCATCGGAGTGCTGCGCGACCTTTCCAACCCGGAGAACGTGGGCCCGGCCATGGGTGTGGCCATAACCTCCGCTTTTTACGGCATATTTATGGCTAATATGGTCTGCGTGCCGATAGCCGGCAAGATCCGCTCCAAGATCTGGCTGGACGTGAAGCTGAAGTCCATGATCCTGGACGGCGTGCTGGAAATAATGAAAGGCAGCATACCTATAGTGGTGGAGCGGAGGCTGCAGTCTTATATAGTGTAAGGTTGATATATGAAACCTATATGCTTTAATGGCGGGGCTTTGCTGAAGATATGCGCTTTCGCGTTCTTTTGCCTGCTGCCCTGGCCCCGGACCGCCGGGGGGCAGAACATGCCCCTGGACGATAAGGCTAAATATGAGCGCTCGCTCGAAATAAAGGTTGAAGAAGTCCTGCTCAAACTGCTCGGCCCCAACCAGGCCAAGGTGGTGGTGCAGGCGTCCATGGACTTTACCCGCACCGAGAAAGTGGATATGACCACCCAGTCCGCCGCCCCCGTAGTTAAAGACGGCATGTTCAAGTGGGACGGCACGTCCGTGGAAAACCAGATGTCCGCGGAATACCTGCTTCCGGGTTTCCCCACTATGATAGGCGATAAGGACAGGCCGGGGGGCGGCAACTATCAGAGGCAGACGATCTATCCGGCTTCATTCATAAAGCAGCTTATAGTAACGGTTATTCTAAACAAGGACCTTGCGGAGAACGAGGCGCAGGCTGTCCGGAGCGTTGTCTCGGAAATGCTTTCCATGGACCCGAAGAGGGGGGACGAGCTGATCATTATCAGGACTTTCTTCGCCCCGTTCTGGCGCACGATCTGGTATACGCCCGAAGCCATGAACCTGGTATTTAAATATATTATCCTTACCTTTATGGGCGTTATCGCCCTGATAGTGGTGGCCGTAGGGTTCCTTAAGCTGGCCGGGGCTATGAACACCATGGCCAAAGCCCAGCAGAGCCACCAGCAGATAACCATGGATATCGGTAAAGGTCTGGGGTCGCCCGGAGGAGGGCTGGGATTTGGCGGCCCGGAAGAAAAACTGGAAATGCCGTCGGGCGAGAAAAAAGAGAAGGAAGAGTCAGCCGAAGAGGAGGAGCAGAGGGTGGTCTTCAATGTCAAGCTTGACCAGCTGGGCTTCCTGGTGAATTTAATGAGCAACGAGGACCCGGCCAATGTGGCTCTGGTCGCCGCGCACCTGGAGCCTGAGGTGCGGAATAAATTTTTATCAATGCTCCCTCCCGATGCCTCGTCCGAGGTCATGGCGAACCTGGCCAAGGTGCGTTTCGTCGATCCGGACATCATAAACACCATTAAAGACGAGCTTGAGCGGCGTCTTAGCGGCGCTTTGGGGGGCTTGCAGCAGGTCGTGGACGTGCTTGAGCAGGTGGATCTGCGCACCAAAAGGGAGATGCTGGAAAAGCTCTCAAAAACAGACCCGGAAACGGCCCGTCTGGTCAGGCGGAAAATATTCATGCCCGAGGACATAGGCCTGCTTTCCGACCGGGACATGTCGTTCGTTATAGGGAATTTCAAGATAGAAACTCTTTCCGCCGCGATCTGGAGTTTCCCGCAGGCGCTGAAAGACAAGATCCGCAAGCAGATGGCCGAGAAAACCTGGCAGATGGTGGAGCAGACGATGAGGTATGGCGCTCCTTCAAAGGAGGGGGCGGAAAAAGCGGTGGAGGAATTGGTGGGGGCCGTGCTGAAACTGATAAAGGAAGGACGCATATCCAACCCGCTGGACGAGCAGGTTATGATCTCCGGGTAGGCCGGTTCCGGGCCGCTCGGGCCGACAGCCTGAAAGGAGTTTTCGGGGAGAAAAGTAAGTAACCTCATGATATATAAGAACCGGCGGGATGAGCTGGAAAACCAGTTGAACAGAGGCGCTCTTTGGGCCGTCACCTACGGCGACCTGATGAGCTACCTGATGATATTTTTTCTCGTCCTCTTTTCTTTCTCCATCGCCAAGACGGATAAGGCCAAAAGCCGCAAATACGAAGAGTCTCTCGTCAACATCCAGAAGGCTTTCGGCGGCAAGATAGACACAAAGCGCATTGAGCGCGCCAAAGTCCAGGAACAGGAAGACAACGTGGCCAACAATATCAAGAAAAGCATGGAGAGCAATCAGATGTCCAACCTGGTCGCGATAGACTCCAACGAGCGCCGGGTGAGGCTGGTTCTCACCGAGGCGGTGCTTTTTGACTCCGGCAAATCGGACTTGAAAGAGAGGGCTAAAGAAATTCTCAGGCCGATAGCCGAGGAACTCAAAAAAATGCCTAACGACGTGCTGGTGGAGGGACACACCGACAATGTTCCCATACACAAGGGCCGTTACGCCACAAATTGGGAATTGTCGATGGCCAGGGCCTACAGCGTCATAAAATTCCTGGAAGGAACGGGAATGAGCCCCAAGAGGCTGGCCGGCATCGGATACGGCGAGAACCGTCCGGTGGGGGAAAACACCACTTTGGAAGGACGCGCCAAGAACCGCCGCATAGAGATCTCGCTGCTGAAGACCGAATAATTACCGCGGGCGCAATAATTTTTGAGGCCGGGAGGGTTTGCTCCTCCCGGTTTTTGCTTTTGTAATCCGGAGCCGGCGATCGGACCGTGATTTTCCCGGAAACCACGGGTTTTTTCGGGTTAAGTATCTTAGCGAAGCATCTTACCTGCCCGGCAAATGTAGTATTATATGTTCATAAGGTTCTTTATATGAGCAAACGACGGCTTGCCAGAGAAAACTGCCTGCAGTCACTGTATGTGGCCGACATCGGCGCTTACGGTCCCGACAGCGTGCTGGCCAGTTTTCAGATGACCGATTTCGCCCTTGAGGGAAAAACCTTCGATTTTTACAAAGAGCTTTTTGCCGCCACTATTTCCAACCTTGAAAAAATAGATTCCATCATCCGTTCCACCAGCACCAACTGGGACCTGGCCAGGATGTCGGCCACTGACCGCTCCATACTGCGCATGGCGGTCTGCGAACTGATGGTGCTCGCAGACGCGCCGCCGCCTGTGGTCATAGACGAGGCCATAGAACTGGCTAAAAAATATTCCACCGAGAATTCCGGAAAATTCGTGAACGGCGTGCTGGACAGCGTGGCCAAGAACAACGATCTGCTAAATAAAAATCCCGTAAAATGAAAAGCCAGCGGTCCCCGTCCGAAGAAATAGAGGCCCTGAAAAAAGAAATAAGGCGCCACGAATACCTCTATTATGTCCTGGACAACCCCGAAATATCGGACGGCGAATACGACGTTCTGCTGAACCGCCTGAAGGCGCTTGAAGCCGCGCATCCCGGTTTTATAACCCCGGATTCCCCGACCAGGCGCGTGGGCGGCCGCCCTTCCGGCGCGTTCGCCCCGGTGGCCCATAAGATCCCGATGCTTTCCCTTGACAACTGTTATAGCGGGGAGGAATTCCTCGAATGGGACAACAGGGTCCGCAACGGCCTCAAGGGGGAAACTTACGAGCTGGTGGTGGAACCCAAAATAGACGGGCTTTCCTGCTCCATAGAATATGAACGCGGCGTGTTCGCGCGGGCTTCCACGCGGGGCGACGGGGAAACCGGCGAAGATGTTTCGTTGAATGTCCGGACCATACGCGCCGTGCCGCTTAAGCTTAATGTCGAGGACCCGCCGGCTTTTTTTGAGGCCCGCGGTGAAGTCTATATAAGCAAAAAAGATTTTGAAACTATACGCGAGGAGCAACTGAACGCCGGAGAGGAGCCCTTCGCAAATCCCCGGAACGCCGCCGCCGGGTCGCTCCGCCAGAAGGATCCCGCCGTGACCGCCGGGAGAAAATTGAAATTTTTCGCTCACTCGTACGGCCACCTTGAAGGCATGGAGGCGCCCGGGACCCATTGGGATTATCTTGAGTATTGCAAAAAAGCCGGTTTCCCCGTGCCGTTCGTCTCTGAAAAGCCCTGCAAAGACGCCTCCGAAGTCCTGAAATTTTACAAAGACTACGCTTCCGGAAGATTTGCGCTTCCCTATGAAATAGACGGGCTGGTGGTAAAGGTCAACTCCCACAGCTCGCAGAAACTGCTGGGCTTTACCTCCAAGAGCCCGCGCTGGGCCATAGCTTTCAA
Encoded here:
- a CDS encoding PorV/PorQ family protein yields the protein MKRENLVRLIEILAAQIICAAGFFCVSVNAGSPGTTAASFLNFTPSPRASAMGESYTSVTEDAYAAYWNPAGLASVEQREFVATYDASFSDVAHQYVSVAYPLSYGSTLDLSITRLTVAPFQGYDAAGFKTKNIQSSDMAIAASYGRTLMKDEIERPVLNLGATLKSVSETLDSVSAATFAMDLGAIYYLRPAKYWMRKVPAQEVRFAFTVRNLGPGLKFDKLSSPLPLSVTLGSSWLSHPKGDSSLILSMDNTFSNYDKYTINLGAEYEAFQLLSFRAGYRTGQTIGSGVRFGFGFKFSFVDLDYSMSPFGDLGAMHKFGMTMKFGATTARSPLAGKTQRVENARLITTKDKIEKLQVFANDFIELAKKDLDKRRYVSAEANLNKAFNLEPGLKTGEWGEKAGRLSEIIKDLQLKDTPGLEEVFAKNNEQADAGHETVMAYVNGNDRKAFLLAHAAWGSNISGDAVFEKLLNVMSQLTHDNIRRDEILPKTALVKEKLRKAASAFYIREFTVAVRECEEAVLLDDTNTMAWTRLGSAYFMMGDKEKTKKAYVKALRLNPGDNVVRQFMESQGWK
- a CDS encoding HAMP domain-containing sensor histidine kinase, translating into MEFLAIVFIPMILLLLGAAFLVVSQVSGFVQSGSLNQRQYVSNMIIQQYMAQIAMAQSQIFQRNRELEVLSSKLVFSNQELSRLNDMKSKFLSMVVHEVRTPLGSIRGFTELLLKRGVGEKEEQYLKNIVLSSDQMGRLIADLTDLAIIEAGKLKMEKAVFDYADIARDILPGVSINAQKKGVELSVGELPADCRVNGDKFRLSQVLMNLLNNAIKFTPAGKRVELTMRREGRYLAAYVKDSGIGIHPSETKRIFEKFYQAKYQKDEKLRKQGWGLGLAIAQEVVKAHKGDIGVTSPGLGKGSTFWFKVPVGV
- a CDS encoding MotA/TolQ/ExbB proton channel family protein, yielding MELGTIIGAGAFVILLILGVASGQLSSSMVNMHAVFVVVGGGMVAILINTPLKYLIKAFTELKALIFYDNIADIHKVIPVITGLAEQCRMKGLSALKNADPTVANGFLTRASMAALEYNDYNFVKQVMEQEINQAADETNELANVYRTMSILMPMFGLMGTLIGIIGVLRDLSNPENVGPAMGVAITSAFYGIFMANMVCVPIAGKIRSKIWLDVKLKSMILDGVLEIMKGSIPIVVERRLQSYIV
- a CDS encoding OmpA family protein; translation: MIYKNRRDELENQLNRGALWAVTYGDLMSYLMIFFLVLFSFSIAKTDKAKSRKYEESLVNIQKAFGGKIDTKRIERAKVQEQEDNVANNIKKSMESNQMSNLVAIDSNERRVRLVLTEAVLFDSGKSDLKERAKEILRPIAEELKKMPNDVLVEGHTDNVPIHKGRYATNWELSMARAYSVIKFLEGTGMSPKRLAGIGYGENRPVGENTTLEGRAKNRRIEISLLKTE
- the nusB gene encoding transcription antitermination factor NusB, coding for MSKRRLARENCLQSLYVADIGAYGPDSVLASFQMTDFALEGKTFDFYKELFAATISNLEKIDSIIRSTSTNWDLARMSATDRSILRMAVCELMVLADAPPPVVIDEAIELAKKYSTENSGKFVNGVLDSVAKNNDLLNKNPVK